In Micromonospora ferruginea, the sequence GCGCGGCGCTTGGCCCGCTGGGCCATCGCGACAACCGCATCCTGCGCGAGCGGATTGAGCGAGAACGGCACCGGCGCGGCCTGCTCCGCGCGGATGAACGCCGCGAGCGCCTCGGCATCCCGGCGACCAGAATCGGCCAGCGCGCGCCCGAGGTCGAGCCAGTACGACATCTGCCGGATCGAGGCGGCGAGAACCTGAGGACGCACCGTTCGGGACAGCTCAATCACCCGGCCGGGCTCGCCCGACTCACCGGCGATCGACATCTCCCACAACGCCACGTTGGTTGGCCCGAACCCGCAGCCGTTGAACCCCATCCCGTCCTGGGGATCTCCCAACGTCGCGGCCTCCCGAGCCGCCTCGGTCAGGTGGTCGCGCGCCAGATCAGGCCGTCCGCTCACCGTTGACGCCAGAGCGGCCGAGAGGTGCAACTGGCCCAGCATCTGCCGAACCCGTTCATCGAAGGCGACGGAGTGGAGTTCCGCCAGAGAGCGGTCGGCTGCCCGGGCCGCCAGGGACGCCGACTCGATGGGCAGGCTCTGCGCGTACGCGAAGCGGGACGCGCCCAGCCACGCCGGATCCTCGGTGTCCTCGGCTGCCGCCACCGCGACCCGGGCCGCGTTCAGCGCCAGGTGCCGGTACCCGAGGTGCCGCAGGCAGGCCGACGCCTGGTACGCCACCTGCGCGAGCGCGGTCCCGCCCGCCGCGGCAGCCTCCAGCAGGAGGCCCGGCAGCATCTGAGCCATAGCCGGGAAGTTCGAGCGATGACGAAGCTGCTCGCTGCGCCCGACGTCAGCGGCCAGTTCCCGTGCCGTGCGCGTGGCCGGCCGCCGCTCGCCGTCCTCGATCTCGATGAGCGCGGACCAGATCGCCGGCACGCACTCGGCGGCGCGCTCGCGGGCCGGGTCACCGGTCTCGGCGCCCTGACCGAGCAGATCCG encodes:
- a CDS encoding helix-turn-helix domain-containing protein, producing the protein MARKTDTIGARIRYWRMRRGGMSQAVLAGLAGVSQSYISQVESGRKTIDRRSTLVSVAAALQVTVADLLGQGAETGDPARERAAECVPAIWSALIEIEDGERRPATRTARELAADVGRSEQLRHRSNFPAMAQMLPGLLLEAAAAGGTALAQVAYQASACLRHLGYRHLALNAARVAVAAAEDTEDPAWLGASRFAYAQSLPIESASLAARAADRSLAELHSVAFDERVRQMLGQLHLSAALASTVSGRPDLARDHLTEAAREAATLGDPQDGMGFNGCGFGPTNVALWEMSIAGESGEPGRVIELSRTVRPQVLAASIRQMSYWLDLGRALADSGRRDAEALAAFIRAEQAAPVPFSLNPLAQDAVVAMAQRAKRRALPNDLRLLAGRLGLTLAP